The nucleotide window GGCGCCCACGAGTCTCTATTAGACTTTATTGAAACTGCGCTGGCAGTATAAAACACCCTGCGCTAAAATATTGGAAGGACTCTCGTTGTATCCCAATTCAGACATATACGGAGTGTAAACTCCAAATTTTTCAGAAGTCATTTCAAACCCGTAGTACTCAAATATCCGTTCAAACTGCGGGAGTTTGTCCTTGGAAACCGTTAGGTGAGGCTTGTCTACGTCGAGCCAGCGCAGCAGTCCATCAAAAAGGCGAACACCGATTCCTCGGCCATGGTGAGTGGGGGAGACACGAACAGTGCAGATCTTCCGTTCACCCAGCTCATTTTTGGCGATACCAAGCCCAACAAGGCGTCCATCACGTTCCG belongs to Xanthobacter autotrophicus Py2 and includes:
- a CDS encoding GCN5-related N-acetyltransferase (PFAM: GCN5-related N-acetyltransferase~KEGG: bur:Bcep18194_C6602 hypothetical protein): MPSSDFALKRARLSAPVEASTHVAHSEALEFLLPLSNDYPDIMNWYRRRVVPGLHNGTRHIIRAERDGRLVGLGIAKNELGERKICTVRVSPTHHGRGIGVRLFDGLLRWLDVDKPHLTVSKDKLPQFERIFEYYGFEMTSEKFGVYTPYMSELGYNESPSNILAQGVLYCQRSFNKV